The proteins below are encoded in one region of Streptomyces roseirectus:
- a CDS encoding LLM class F420-dependent oxidoreductase, with product MTDFGYFLACEEHPPAALVDQARMAEQAGFDALWISDHYHPWNDAQGQSPFVWSVIGALSQAVSLPVETAVTCPLVRTHPAVIAQAAATSATLLDGRFRLGVGTGEALNEHVLGSGWPEAPVRLSMLEEALQVIRKLLTGERISHYGRHYTVENARLYTLPETELPIDVSAFGPLAAETAARIGDGLITMAPDAGVVERFRRAGGGAKPVYGGLKVCWGTDREEAVRTAHRLWANQLLPGELAQLLPTPRHFEQASQLVTPERTAGAIPCGDDPDVHVAALRAYADAGFDTVYVSQIGPDQQGFFDFYRTKILPRVRD from the coding sequence GTGACCGACTTCGGCTACTTCCTCGCCTGCGAGGAGCACCCGCCCGCCGCCCTCGTCGACCAGGCCCGGATGGCGGAACAGGCGGGTTTCGACGCGCTGTGGATCTCCGACCACTACCACCCGTGGAACGACGCCCAGGGGCAGAGCCCGTTCGTGTGGTCGGTGATCGGCGCCCTGTCGCAGGCGGTGTCGCTGCCCGTGGAGACGGCGGTGACCTGCCCCCTCGTGCGCACCCACCCGGCGGTGATCGCGCAGGCCGCCGCGACCAGCGCGACCCTGCTCGACGGGCGTTTCCGGCTCGGTGTCGGCACCGGCGAAGCCCTCAACGAGCATGTCCTGGGCTCCGGTTGGCCCGAGGCGCCGGTGCGGCTGAGCATGCTGGAGGAGGCGCTTCAGGTCATCCGCAAGCTGCTGACGGGCGAGCGGATCAGCCACTACGGCCGCCACTACACCGTCGAGAACGCCCGCCTCTACACCCTCCCCGAGACCGAACTGCCCATCGACGTCTCCGCGTTCGGGCCGCTCGCCGCCGAGACGGCCGCCCGGATCGGCGACGGCCTGATCACGATGGCGCCGGACGCCGGGGTCGTCGAGCGGTTCCGGCGCGCCGGGGGCGGCGCCAAGCCGGTGTACGGCGGGCTCAAGGTCTGCTGGGGCACCGACCGCGAGGAGGCCGTGCGCACCGCGCACCGCCTGTGGGCCAACCAGCTGCTCCCCGGTGAACTCGCCCAACTCCTGCCCACCCCCCGCCACTTCGAGCAGGCGTCGCAGCTCGTGACGCCCGAGCGGACGGCGGGGGCGATCCCCTGCGGCGACGATCCGGACGTCCACGTGGCGGCGCTGCGGGCCTATGCCGACGCCGGGTTCGACACCGTGTACGTCAGTCAGATCGGCCCGGACCAGCAGGGTTTCTTCGACTTCTACCGGACGAAGATCCTCCCCCGGGTCCGCGACTGA
- a CDS encoding MarR family transcriptional regulator produces the protein MDGVPEPHTGWTFVTNHARVLAAIADNHSARIRDIAARCRLTERAVQKIIADLEEGGYLSHTRRGRSNDYEIDPSKILRHPAEAGLTVASLLSMLVRDEAERKERVSEGVRER, from the coding sequence GTGGATGGGGTGCCTGAGCCGCACACCGGATGGACGTTCGTCACCAATCACGCCCGCGTACTCGCGGCCATCGCCGACAACCACAGCGCGCGTATCCGCGACATCGCCGCCCGCTGCCGCCTCACCGAGCGCGCCGTGCAGAAGATCATCGCGGACCTCGAAGAGGGCGGTTATCTCTCGCATACCCGCCGGGGGCGCAGCAATGACTACGAGATCGACCCCAGCAAGATCCTCCGCCATCCCGCCGAGGCCGGCCTCACCGTCGCCTCCCTCCTGTCGATGCTGGTCAGGGACGAGGCGGAACGGAAGGAGAGGGTGAGCGAGGGGGTGCGGGAGCGGTGA
- a CDS encoding diguanylate cyclase, protein MTRSWRHWRRGEPERIPTRSTDAQDASRRFLLYGILPLWVVPGLADWWLHRRTGIEHTSGVRESAVHAAMMTEAGVPVVLGLVARVNPLVLSVMGGAALAHGATAVYDVTYATGRREVSPVEQHVHSFLEVLPLTALAFTACLHADQVRDAVRGRGEWRLRPRERPLPARYLAALAAVIGTGVALPYAEELRRCLRAR, encoded by the coding sequence GTGACGCGGAGTTGGCGCCACTGGCGGCGCGGCGAGCCGGAGCGGATCCCGACGCGGTCGACCGACGCGCAGGACGCGAGCCGCAGGTTCCTGCTCTACGGGATCCTGCCGCTGTGGGTCGTGCCGGGCCTCGCCGACTGGTGGCTGCACCGCCGCACCGGCATCGAACACACCAGTGGCGTACGGGAGTCGGCCGTCCACGCGGCGATGATGACCGAGGCCGGCGTGCCCGTCGTCCTCGGCCTCGTGGCCCGCGTCAACCCGCTGGTGCTGTCCGTGATGGGCGGCGCGGCGCTCGCCCATGGCGCGACGGCCGTGTACGACGTGACGTACGCGACCGGCCGGCGCGAGGTGAGCCCGGTCGAGCAGCACGTCCACAGCTTCCTCGAGGTGCTGCCGCTCACCGCGCTCGCGTTCACCGCGTGCCTGCACGCCGATCAGGTGCGGGACGCGGTGCGCGGGCGCGGCGAGTGGCGGCTGCGCCCGCGCGAACGGCCGCTGCCCGCCCGCTACTTGGCGGCGCTCGCCGCCGTCATCGGGACGGGGGTGGCGCTGCCGTACGCGGAGGAGCTTCGCCGGTGTCTGCGGGCGCGCTGA
- a CDS encoding FAD-binding and (Fe-S)-binding domain-containing protein translates to MSTRDLAEALRAETDAEVRFDAGSRAAYATDGSNYRRVPLGLVVPRSVEAGARAVEVCAAFDAPVLSRGGGTSLAGQSANAAVVIDWSKYCDAVLAVDPDARTCVVEPGIVLDALDARLADHRLRFGPKPSTHSHCALGGMIGNNSCGASAQAYGKTVDHVRRLEVVTYDGMRAWVGPTGRAERARIRAGGGRRAELYDGLDRLVSANLAEIRRGYPKIPRRVSGYNLDSLLPENGFDVAKALVGSEGTLVTVLRAELDLVPVDPCESLLVLGYDDICRAADDVPRLLDHCSPAQLEALDGRMARLMREERVHTDSLATLPEGDAWLLLQFGGASREEVDEQAYALLKAVGRDAGDSSVAFSDDPARERRMLRAREAGLGVTARPPDGRDTWEGWEDSAVPPERLGAYLRDLKGLFAEFDYDHPTLYGHFGQGCVHTRIPFELRTGQGVADFREFVERAADLVVGYGGSLSGEHGDGQARGELLRRMYGDRLVAAFGEFKALFDPRGRMNPGKIVDPEPLDERLRVGPLWQPAAVSTHFGYPDDKGSFTRAVLRCVGIGECRTHEGGVMCPSYRATREEEHSTRGRARMLFEMLDGHPDSAITDGWRSTEVRNALDLCLACKGCKSDCPTGVDMATYKAEFLAHHYAGRLRPLSHYSLGWLPLWTRLAQHAPSLANLAVRTRPAKWLAGVDTARQAPRFAARPYIRRRRARGAERPTPGDPSTVVLWPDTFSNFFHPSVARSAVRVLQAAGYRVAVPTTPVCCGLTWLSTGQLDVAKRVLRRTLRVLRPYLDAGTPVIGLEPSCTAVFRGDLPELLPDDPDARRLTSLTRTFAEQLADWQPPSIPRRATVQTHCHQHAITGTDADHALMRRAGLTPTVLDAGCCGLAGNFGFERGHHDVSLRVGELGVLPAVRHTDPASLVLADGFSCRTQIEQSDTGRRALHLAEALSLALDGPLPATHPERAAGEPDPPRSRPRLHLTNRLQGRGLPRVPGTPWGRHTPVADSGTEDRNSSGGRNGSEGQGGSEARGAPADRNPPRNDDRPEERSGPEGRNHPAPQSNPDTRSTPGTPAAPRDTTSP, encoded by the coding sequence ATGAGCACACGTGACCTGGCCGAGGCGCTGCGCGCCGAGACCGACGCCGAGGTCCGCTTCGACGCGGGCAGCAGGGCCGCGTACGCCACCGACGGCTCCAACTACCGCCGCGTCCCCCTGGGTCTGGTGGTGCCGAGGAGCGTGGAGGCGGGGGCCCGCGCGGTCGAGGTGTGCGCCGCCTTCGACGCGCCGGTGCTGTCCCGGGGCGGCGGCACCAGCCTCGCCGGGCAGAGCGCCAACGCGGCCGTGGTGATCGACTGGAGCAAGTACTGCGACGCCGTGCTCGCCGTCGACCCCGACGCCCGCACCTGCGTCGTGGAGCCCGGCATCGTCCTCGACGCGCTCGACGCCCGACTGGCCGACCACCGGCTGCGGTTCGGGCCGAAGCCCTCGACGCACAGCCACTGCGCGCTCGGCGGCATGATCGGCAACAACTCCTGCGGCGCCTCCGCCCAGGCGTACGGCAAGACCGTCGACCACGTGCGCCGCCTGGAGGTGGTGACGTACGACGGGATGCGCGCCTGGGTCGGCCCGACGGGGCGCGCCGAACGGGCCCGGATCCGCGCCGGGGGCGGCCGGAGGGCGGAGCTGTACGACGGGCTCGACCGGCTCGTCTCGGCCAACCTCGCCGAGATCAGACGGGGTTACCCGAAGATCCCGCGCCGGGTCTCCGGGTACAACCTCGACTCGCTGCTGCCCGAGAACGGCTTCGACGTCGCCAAGGCGCTCGTCGGCAGCGAGGGCACCCTCGTCACCGTCCTGCGCGCCGAGCTGGACCTCGTCCCCGTCGATCCGTGCGAGTCGCTGCTGGTCCTCGGGTACGACGACATCTGCCGTGCCGCCGACGACGTGCCGCGTCTGCTCGACCACTGCTCGCCGGCCCAACTGGAGGCGCTGGACGGGCGGATGGCGCGGTTGATGCGCGAGGAGCGCGTCCACACCGACTCCCTCGCCACGCTTCCCGAGGGGGACGCCTGGCTGCTGCTCCAGTTCGGCGGGGCGAGCCGGGAGGAGGTCGACGAGCAGGCGTACGCGCTGCTCAAGGCGGTCGGGCGGGACGCCGGTGACTCCTCGGTCGCGTTCTCCGACGACCCCGCGCGGGAGCGGCGGATGCTGCGGGCGCGGGAGGCCGGGCTCGGGGTGACCGCGCGTCCGCCGGACGGGCGGGACACCTGGGAGGGGTGGGAGGACTCCGCCGTGCCGCCCGAGCGGCTGGGCGCGTATCTCCGGGACCTGAAAGGGCTGTTCGCCGAGTTCGACTACGACCACCCCACGTTGTACGGGCACTTCGGGCAGGGGTGCGTGCACACGCGGATCCCGTTCGAGCTGCGCACGGGCCAAGGGGTCGCGGATTTCCGGGAGTTCGTGGAGCGGGCGGCGGATCTCGTGGTGGGGTACGGGGGTTCGCTGTCCGGGGAGCACGGGGACGGGCAGGCCCGCGGTGAGCTGCTGCGGCGCATGTACGGGGACCGACTCGTCGCGGCGTTCGGCGAGTTCAAGGCACTGTTCGATCCCCGGGGGCGGATGAACCCCGGGAAGATCGTCGACCCCGAGCCGCTGGACGAACGGCTGCGGGTCGGGCCGCTGTGGCAACCGGCCGCCGTCAGCACGCACTTCGGGTACCCCGACGACAAGGGGTCCTTCACGCGCGCGGTCCTGCGGTGCGTCGGCATCGGGGAGTGCCGGACCCACGAGGGGGGCGTGATGTGCCCCTCGTACCGGGCCACGCGGGAGGAGGAGCACTCCACCCGGGGGCGGGCCCGGATGCTGTTCGAGATGCTGGACGGGCATCCCGACTCGGCGATCACCGACGGCTGGCGTTCCACCGAGGTGCGGAACGCGCTCGATCTGTGCCTGGCCTGCAAGGGGTGCAAGTCGGACTGCCCGACCGGGGTCGACATGGCCACGTACAAGGCGGAATTCCTCGCCCACCACTACGCCGGGCGGCTGCGCCCGCTGTCCCACTACTCCCTCGGCTGGCTCCCCCTGTGGACCCGACTCGCCCAGCACGCGCCCTCCTTGGCCAACCTCGCGGTCCGCACCCGCCCCGCGAAGTGGCTCGCCGGCGTCGACACCGCCCGCCAGGCGCCCCGGTTCGCGGCCCGGCCGTACATCCGGCGCCGGCGGGCCCGGGGCGCCGAGCGTCCGACGCCGGGCGACCCCTCGACGGTCGTGCTCTGGCCGGACACCTTCTCCAACTTCTTCCACCCGTCGGTGGCCCGCTCGGCGGTACGGGTGCTCCAGGCCGCCGGCTACCGGGTGGCCGTCCCGACGACGCCCGTCTGCTGCGGCCTGACCTGGCTCTCGACGGGCCAACTCGACGTCGCGAAACGGGTGTTGCGCCGCACACTGCGCGTCCTGCGCCCCTACCTGGACGCCGGAACCCCCGTGATCGGCCTCGAACCCTCCTGCACGGCCGTCTTCCGCGGCGACCTCCCCGAACTCCTCCCCGACGACCCCGACGCCCGCCGCCTCACCTCCCTCACCCGCACCTTCGCCGAACAACTCGCCGACTGGCAGCCCCCGTCGATCCCCCGCCGGGCCACCGTCCAGACCCACTGCCACCAACACGCGATCACCGGCACCGACGCCGACCACGCCCTCATGCGGCGAGCCGGCCTCACCCCGACCGTCCTCGACGCCGGCTGCTGCGGCCTCGCCGGCAACTTCGGCTTCGAACGCGGCCACCACGACGTATCCCTGCGAGTAGGCGAGTTGGGCGTCCTCCCCGCCGTCCGCCACACCGACCCCGCCTCCCTCGTCCTCGCCGACGGCTTCAGCTGCCGCACCCAGATCGAACAGTCCGACACCGGCCGCCGCGCCCTGCACCTCGCGGAAGCCCTGTCCCTCGCCCTCGACGGCCCCCTCCCCGCGACCCACCCCGAACGCGCGGCCGGCGAGCCGGACCCCCCGCGAAGCCGCCCCAGGCTCCACCTCACCAACCGACTACAGGGCCGGGGCCTCCCCCGCGTCCCCGGCACGCCGTGGGGCCGGCACACCCCCGTCGCCGACAGCGGCACAGAGGACCGGAACAGCTCAGGAGGCCGGAACGGCTCGGAGGGCCAGGGAGGCTCGGAAGCCCGGGGCGCCCCGGCCGACCGGAACCCCCCGCGAAACGACGACCGCCCGGAGGAGCGGAGCGGCCCGGAGGGCCGGAATCACCCCGCACCCCAGAGCAACCCCGACACCCGAAGCACCCCGGGGACTCCCGCCGCCCCGAGGGACACGACCTCCCCGTAG
- a CDS encoding catalase family protein — MTSYVRYSPDLEQPFPDEDELVRQVVAAMGKANQQVADKHRHGLRDAHAKSHGVLAGELRVQPGLPAHLAQGLFAEPVTYPVIVRFSSAPGDLRSDQVPVQRGLAMKVIGAPGPRALDDGFTTQDFLLVNHPTLPFGNIAEYAKLQGILEKQPGQSDQQLQLTGAAARVAAKALTRVGRPLPPAVETLAAANDHILGETFHSMAALRYGDHVAKMSAAPRSANVRALTGSHVDKKAGESALRDLVIDFFADNSAEYDIRAQLCTDIDRMPVEDASVLWPEELSPHQTVAVLHLPAQDAYSDARRRYADDVLSFSPWHALEAHRPLGSIMRSRRAAYPASSDFRHRFNGVEPQEPSGIEELPA, encoded by the coding sequence ATGACCTCGTACGTCCGCTACAGCCCCGACCTCGAACAGCCCTTTCCGGACGAGGACGAACTCGTCCGCCAGGTCGTCGCGGCCATGGGCAAGGCCAACCAGCAGGTCGCCGACAAGCACCGGCACGGCCTGCGCGACGCCCACGCCAAGAGCCACGGCGTCCTCGCCGGCGAGCTGCGCGTCCAGCCCGGCCTGCCCGCCCACCTCGCCCAGGGCCTCTTCGCCGAACCGGTCACCTACCCGGTGATCGTCCGCTTCTCCTCCGCCCCCGGCGACCTGCGCTCCGACCAGGTGCCCGTCCAGCGCGGCCTCGCGATGAAGGTGATCGGCGCCCCCGGGCCCCGCGCCCTCGACGACGGCTTCACCACCCAGGACTTCCTCCTCGTCAACCACCCCACCCTGCCCTTCGGCAACATCGCCGAATACGCAAAACTCCAGGGCATCCTGGAGAAACAGCCCGGCCAGAGCGACCAGCAGCTCCAGCTCACCGGCGCGGCCGCCCGCGTGGCCGCCAAGGCCCTCACGCGCGTCGGACGTCCGCTGCCGCCCGCCGTCGAGACCCTGGCCGCCGCCAACGACCACATCCTCGGCGAGACCTTCCACTCCATGGCCGCGCTGCGCTACGGCGACCACGTGGCGAAGATGTCCGCCGCGCCCCGGTCGGCGAACGTCAGGGCCCTCACCGGCAGCCACGTCGACAAGAAGGCCGGCGAGTCGGCCCTGCGCGACCTCGTCATCGACTTCTTCGCGGACAACAGCGCCGAGTACGACATCCGCGCCCAGCTGTGCACGGACATCGACCGGATGCCGGTGGAGGACGCCTCGGTCCTGTGGCCCGAGGAACTGTCACCGCACCAGACCGTGGCCGTGCTGCACCTGCCCGCCCAGGACGCCTACAGCGACGCCCGCCGCCGCTACGCCGACGACGTCCTCTCCTTCAGCCCCTGGCACGCCCTGGAGGCCCACCGCCCGCTGGGCTCGATCATGCGCTCCCGGCGCGCCGCGTACCCCGCGTCCAGCGACTTCCGGCACCGCTTCAACGGCGTCGAGCCGCAGGAGCCGTCCGGCATCGAGGAGCTGCCCGCCTGA
- a CDS encoding Dyp-type peroxidase, whose protein sequence is MPSPPPLFRRLRRPPTLDLDDIQATLLRARPEPYFGTHAILEITEPAAGRELLRRLAPRVTSAARWDEPRPSWLALALSYQGLVALGLPETSLASFPANFRAGMAARAERLRDTGVNAPDRWEFPFGTPRVHVAVTVHAASEDDWRAEVAAYEKELGEVPGVKLLSHQDFAADGFNVFGYRDGFSQPVVEGSGAEPLPGDGRPIKAGEFVLGHPSETGVPLPVPAPDVLGRNGTYVVFRKYHSHVAAFNKWLHDNASTEAERELLAAKLVGRWRSGAPLALSPERDTPAIGEDPNRINDFDYSADPRGLRTPLGSHIRRMNPRDTKLTVLSDVNIRRIIRRGTSYGTPLPPDRLKDDGTPRGLDFIALGARAIDNVEFLQSEWVDSGNFMGLGKEKDPMISLQDKGAYFTVPGTPPRRVRNIQSFNTLLGGEYFFMPSLSAIRWLAGN, encoded by the coding sequence ATGCCTTCCCCGCCCCCGCTGTTCCGGCGGCTGCGCCGCCCGCCCACCCTGGACCTCGACGACATCCAGGCGACGTTGCTGCGGGCCCGGCCCGAGCCCTACTTCGGCACCCACGCGATCCTGGAGATCACCGAACCGGCCGCGGGCAGGGAACTGCTGCGCCGGCTGGCCCCACGGGTGACCTCGGCGGCGCGCTGGGACGAACCGCGGCCGTCCTGGCTGGCCCTCGCCCTCAGCTATCAGGGGCTGGTCGCACTGGGGCTGCCGGAGACGTCACTGGCCTCCTTCCCCGCCAACTTCCGCGCCGGGATGGCGGCCCGCGCCGAGCGGCTGCGGGACACCGGCGTGAACGCGCCGGACCGCTGGGAGTTCCCCTTCGGCACCCCGCGCGTGCATGTCGCCGTCACGGTGCATGCCGCGAGCGAGGACGACTGGCGGGCCGAAGTCGCCGCCTACGAAAAGGAACTGGGCGAGGTCCCGGGCGTAAAGCTGCTGTCGCACCAGGACTTCGCGGCCGACGGGTTCAACGTCTTCGGCTACCGGGACGGTTTCAGCCAGCCGGTGGTCGAGGGCAGCGGCGCCGAACCCCTGCCCGGCGACGGACGGCCCATCAAGGCCGGCGAGTTCGTCCTCGGCCACCCCAGCGAGACCGGCGTACCGCTGCCCGTGCCGGCTCCGGACGTCCTGGGCCGCAACGGCACGTACGTCGTCTTCCGCAAGTACCACTCCCACGTCGCGGCCTTCAACAAGTGGCTGCACGACAACGCCTCCACCGAGGCCGAACGCGAGCTGCTGGCCGCCAAGCTGGTCGGCCGCTGGCGCAGCGGCGCACCCCTCGCCCTGTCCCCGGAGCGCGACACCCCCGCGATCGGCGAGGACCCGAACCGGATCAACGACTTCGACTACTCCGCCGACCCGCGCGGCCTGCGCACCCCGCTCGGCTCCCACATCCGCCGGATGAACCCGCGCGACACCAAGCTGACGGTCCTCAGCGACGTCAACATCCGCCGCATCATCCGGCGCGGCACCTCCTACGGCACCCCACTGCCCCCCGACCGCCTCAAGGACGACGGCACACCGCGCGGCCTGGACTTCATCGCCCTCGGCGCCCGAGCCATCGACAACGTCGAGTTCCTGCAGAGCGAATGGGTCGACTCCGGCAACTTCATGGGCCTGGGCAAGGAGAAGGACCCGATGATCTCGCTCCAGGACAAGGGTGCCTACTTCACGGTGCCCGGGACCCCGCCGCGCCGGGTGCGGAACATCCAGTCCTTCAACACCCTCCTCGGCGGCGAGTACTTCTTCATGCCGAGCCTGTCCGCCATCCGCTGGCTCGCCGGCAACTGA
- a CDS encoding thiamine pyrophosphate-requiring protein — protein sequence MKVSDHLLSRLREWDVEYVFAYPGDGINGLLAAWGRAEDRPRFVQARHEEMSAFEAVGYAKFSGRVGVCAATSGPGAIHLLNGLYDAKLDHVPVVAIVGQTNRSAMGGSYQQEVDLLSLFKDVASDYCEMVTVPQQLPNVLDRAIRTAYARRSVTAVIVPADVQELTYEPPEHAFKMVPSSLGLPRYAPVPDDTDLQRAADVLNSGGKPALLIGQGARGARTEVTAVAERLGAGVAKALLGKDALDDGLPYSTGSIGLLGTRPSYEMMRDCDTLLVVGSSFPYTQFLPEFGKARAVQIDIDPHMVGLRYPFEVNLVGDAARTLERLLPLLDQVKDFSWREKIEANVARWRRVMVRRAEVSADPVNPEYVAHELSGLLPDDAILTADSGSAANWYARHIDLRAGMRGSLSGTLATMGPGVPYAIGAKFAHGDRPVIALVGDGAMQMNGLAELITVAKYWREWADPRLVVAVFNNRDLNQVTWEMRAMEGAPQFLPSQAIPDVAYADFARSLGLTGMRIEKPDQVTGAWEAALAAHEPCVLDFVTDPAVPPIPPHATLDQIEAAAAAVLKGDSDRAAMVKQGFKAKVQEFLPGRHNGHR from the coding sequence ATGAAGGTCTCCGATCACCTCCTGTCCCGTCTGCGTGAATGGGACGTCGAGTACGTCTTCGCGTACCCCGGCGACGGCATCAACGGGCTGCTCGCGGCGTGGGGGCGGGCGGAGGACCGGCCAAGGTTCGTGCAGGCGCGGCATGAGGAGATGTCGGCGTTCGAGGCCGTGGGGTACGCGAAGTTCTCCGGGCGGGTCGGGGTGTGCGCGGCGACCTCGGGGCCGGGGGCGATCCACCTGCTCAACGGGCTCTACGACGCGAAGCTGGACCATGTGCCGGTCGTCGCGATCGTGGGTCAGACGAACCGGAGCGCGATGGGCGGCTCGTACCAGCAGGAGGTGGACCTGCTGAGCCTGTTCAAGGACGTCGCGTCGGACTACTGCGAGATGGTCACCGTGCCCCAGCAGTTGCCGAACGTCCTGGACCGGGCGATCCGGACGGCGTACGCGCGCCGGTCGGTGACGGCGGTGATCGTCCCGGCGGACGTGCAGGAGCTGACGTACGAACCGCCGGAGCACGCGTTCAAGATGGTCCCCTCCAGCCTGGGCCTGCCGCGCTACGCCCCGGTCCCGGACGACACGGACCTCCAGCGCGCCGCCGACGTCCTCAACTCGGGCGGGAAACCGGCCCTGTTGATCGGCCAGGGCGCGCGCGGCGCCCGTACCGAGGTCACGGCGGTGGCCGAACGCCTCGGCGCGGGCGTCGCGAAGGCGCTGCTCGGCAAGGACGCCCTGGACGACGGCCTGCCGTACTCGACGGGTTCGATCGGCCTGCTCGGCACCCGCCCCTCGTACGAGATGATGCGGGACTGCGACACCCTCCTGGTCGTCGGTTCGTCGTTCCCGTACACCCAGTTCCTTCCGGAGTTCGGCAAGGCGAGGGCCGTGCAGATCGACATCGACCCGCACATGGTGGGCCTGCGCTACCCCTTCGAGGTCAACCTCGTCGGCGACGCGGCCCGCACCCTGGAACGCCTGCTCCCCCTCCTCGACCAGGTCAAGGACTTCTCGTGGCGGGAGAAGATCGAGGCGAACGTGGCCCGCTGGCGCCGCGTGATGGTCCGGCGCGCCGAGGTGAGCGCGGACCCGGTGAACCCGGAGTACGTCGCGCACGAACTGAGCGGACTCCTCCCGGACGACGCGATCCTCACCGCCGACTCGGGTTCCGCCGCCAACTGGTACGCCCGCCACATCGACCTGCGGGCCGGCATGCGCGGCTCCCTGTCGGGCACGCTCGCGACGATGGGCCCCGGCGTCCCGTACGCGATCGGCGCGAAGTTCGCGCACGGCGACCGTCCGGTGATCGCGCTGGTCGGCGACGGCGCGATGCAGATGAACGGGCTGGCGGAGCTGATCACGGTCGCCAAGTACTGGCGGGAGTGGGCGGACCCGCGCCTGGTGGTCGCCGTGTTCAACAACCGTGACCTGAACCAGGTGACGTGGGAGATGCGGGCCATGGAGGGGGCGCCGCAGTTCCTGCCGTCGCAGGCGATCCCGGACGTCGCGTACGCCGACTTCGCGCGCTCGCTCGGGCTGACCGGGATGCGGATCGAGAAGCCGGACCAGGTGACCGGCGCGTGGGAGGCGGCGCTGGCCGCGCACGAACCCTGCGTCCTCGACTTCGTCACCGACCCGGCCGTCCCGCCGATCCCCCCGCACGCCACCCTCGACCAGATCGAGGCAGCGGCGGCGGCCGTCCTGAAGGGCGACAGCGACCGCGCCGCGATGGTCAAGCAGGGCTTCAAGGCGAAGGTCCAGGAGTTCCTGCCGGGCAGGCACAACGGCCACCGCTGA
- a CDS encoding ANTAR domain-containing protein — protein sequence MPNPPDEAQRGRATPTLSTRRDGDRIVVTVAGELCLDDSGILERTLRAALREPVTRVELDLEKLEFWDCSALNVLLTARRQALADGKELTVTAASPAAERLLSLTDTRPLLVEEREKVDDELRTEVVQLRRAMQTRPEIDLARGILMASFGLSPDEAWEVLVMASQNTNTKLHRLASTVVTTVQGTPLPDPVRRHLTEAVASVSAPADTGEAPPRTAAPPPSR from the coding sequence ATGCCGAACCCGCCCGACGAAGCGCAGCGAGGCCGCGCGACGCCGACCCTGAGCACACGCCGCGACGGCGACCGGATCGTCGTCACTGTCGCCGGCGAACTGTGCCTGGACGACAGCGGGATCCTCGAACGCACCTTGCGCGCGGCCCTGCGCGAACCGGTCACCCGGGTGGAACTGGACCTGGAGAAGCTGGAGTTCTGGGACTGCTCGGCGCTGAACGTGCTGCTGACGGCGCGCAGACAAGCCCTCGCCGACGGAAAGGAGCTGACGGTGACAGCCGCGAGCCCGGCGGCCGAGCGCCTGCTGTCCCTGACGGACACCCGCCCGCTGCTGGTCGAGGAGCGTGAGAAGGTGGACGACGAACTGCGCACCGAGGTCGTGCAGTTGCGCCGCGCCATGCAGACCCGGCCGGAGATCGACCTCGCCCGGGGCATCCTGATGGCGTCGTTCGGGCTGAGTCCGGACGAGGCGTGGGAGGTGCTGGTGATGGCGTCGCAGAACACCAACACGAAGCTGCACCGGCTGGCGTCGACCGTGGTGACCACCGTGCAGGGCACGCCGCTGCCCGACCCGGTCCGCCGTCACCTCACGGAAGCCGTCGCGAGCGTCAGCGCGCCCGCAGACACCGGCGAAGCTCCTCCGCGTACGGCAGCGCCACCCCCGTCCCGATGA